Proteins found in one Zea mays cultivar B73 chromosome 1, Zm-B73-REFERENCE-NAM-5.0, whole genome shotgun sequence genomic segment:
- the LOC103638049 gene encoding uncharacterized protein encodes MLLSKALRMQQDLEDKKNKIIIEGLKSKIKDYEASLEKKDFLLQAIEGSLAEIQAENARLSEELLQSQTTLKEKSESFEQEKKDLQAKYEAVADKNTKLQKSLKDLQNTCLEFGNHCVQQLKGVFSSVGASSEDIAPSSEDISSTFKYIENEVDALDEVIAGHDDLCALPASRGTAATFLKAGCTHTRTVNRPTFSLSPSDLIDIPSEARSIGNRFINQIWAKGGRELAGDEA; translated from the coding sequence ATGTTGTTAAGTAAAgcattgaggatgcaacaagacctcgaggataaGAAAAATAAAATCATAATCGAGGGCTTGAAGAGTAAGATCAAGGATTACGAAGCTTCTCTAGAGAAGAAGGATTTCCTGCTTCAAGCAATCGAGGGTTCGCTCGCAGAAATTCAAgccgaaaatgctagattaagcgaggagcttctccaaagtcAAACAAccttaaaagaaaaatcagagagcttcgaacaagagaagaaaGATCTGCAAGCAAAGTATGAAGCTGTAGCTGATAAAAATACTAAgctgcagaaatcattgaaggaccTTCAGAATACATGCTTGGAATTTGGCAACCACTGCGTGCAACAGTTAAAGGGGGTCTTCAGCTCGGTTGGGGCCAGTTCTGAAGATATTGCCCCTTCGTCTGAAGACATATCCAGTACCTTCAAatatattgaaaatgaagttgatgcactcgatgaAGTGATAGCTGGGCACGATGACTTATGTGCTTTGCCAGCCTCTCGTGGCACAGCTGCTACATTCTTGAAGGCTGGATGCACGCACACGAGGACAGTAAACAGACCAACCTTCAGCCTGTCGCCATCAGATCTGATTGATATTCCTAGtgaagcccgaagcatcggaaatagattcatcaATCAGATTTGGGCTAAGGGTGGACGAGAGTTGGCTGGGGACGAAGCCTGA
- the LOC100282415 gene encoding transferase family protein, which produces MVFFKARRMDPELVLPARPTPAETKALSDLDDQRTLRYYETVIAFFRSRRGYSSHRRRPDDPAKAIKAALAEALVYYYPIAGRLREAAGGKLVVDCTAQGVVFVEADADVRLEELGRPLLPPYPCVEELLCDAGETRAVIGKPLVLMQVTRLKCGGFVIGFHMCHSIADGFGMVQFFRCVAELARGEKVPTLLPVWRRELLTRHRSNTTAYNHTATVRSESDSDDYKSDDVMLSTPMDDMVVQYFLFGPREIATLRSHLRGDDQLLLATSATSFELLAAVMWRCRTLALGYESHRRVRLMVTMNARGKWNQHTPIPRGYYGNAHVSPMAEATAGELCSQPLARTVDLVRRTKLSVTKERMESMVDTIASTRQWPPPTMDRIYEVSDTKWIATNATQFGWAELVGGGIPLAGDLASKLGSDHMSCRNQDGDHSTIVSMLLPKPAMDKFSSELSVWLNNKHDHKNLVILSSL; this is translated from the exons ATGGTGTTCTTCAAGGCGCGTCGCATGGATCCTGAGTTGGTGTTGCCGGCGCGGCCGACGCCGGCCGAGACGAAAGCGCTCTCCGACCTCGACGACCAGCGGACGCTGAGGTACTACGAGACGGTGATCGCCTTCTTCCGCAGCCGGCGTGGCTACAGCAGCCACAGACGACGGCCAGACGATCCAGCCAAGGCCATCAAGGCGGCCCTCGCGGAGGCGCTCGTGTACTACTACCCCATCGCCGGGCGGCTCAGGGAGGCCGCCGGTGGGAAGCTGGTGGTGGACTGCACCGCGCAGGGGGTGGTGTTTGTGGAGGCCGATGCGGATGTGCGGCTGGAGGAGCTGGGCAGGCCTCTGTTGCCGCCGTACCCGTGTGTGGAGGAACTGCTGTGCGATGCGGGTGAAACAAGAGCGGTGATTGGCAAGCCATTAGTCCTCATGCAG GTGACGAGGCTCAAATGTGGCGGATTTGTCATTGGATTCCACATGTGCCATAGCATTGCAGATGGATTCGGCATGGTTCAATTCTTCAGATGTGTCGCCGAACTAGCTCGCGGTGAAAAAGTGCCCACACTTTTGCCCGTGTGGAGAAGAGAGCTCCTAACACGACACAGGTCAAATACTACTGCATATAATCACACAGCCACGGTTAGGTCcgagtccgactccgacgactacAAATCTGACGACGTCATGCTGTCAACTCCAATGGACGACATGGTAGTCCAGTACTTCCTCTTCGGGCCAAGGGAGATCGCAACCCTACGAAGCCACCTGAGGGGAGACGACCAGCTGCTGCTCGCCACCTCCGCTACATCCTTCGAGCTGCTAGCGGCCGTCATGTGGCGGTGCCGCACCTTGGCGCTGGGCTACGAGTCCCATCGGCGCGTTCGCCTCATGGTTACCATGAACGCGCGCGGGAAGTGGAACCAGCACACGCCCATCCCGCGGGGTTACTACGGCAACGCGCACGTGTCCCCCATGGCGGAGGCCACCGCCGGCGAGCTCTGCAGCCAGCCGCTCGCCCGCACGGTCGATCTCGTGCGCAGGACCAAGCTCAGCGTCACCAAGGAACGCATGGAGTCGATGGTGGACACGATCGCTTCGACGCGCCAGTGGCCGCCTCCGACGATGGACAGGATCTACGAGGTTTCTGACACCAAGTGGATTGCCACCAATGCGACGCAGTTTGGGTGGGCCGAGCTGGTGGGTGGTGGGATACCACTGGCTGGCGACCTTGCCTCCAAGCTGGGAAGCGACCACATGAGCTGCAGGAACCAGGATGGCGACCACTCGACCATCGTGTCGATGCTTCTGCCCAAGCCGGCGATGGACAAGTTTAGCAGTGAGCTGTCTGTTTGGTTGAACAACAAGCATGATCACAAGAACTTGGTTATACTCAGTTCTCTCTAG